Below is a genomic region from Microbulbifer sp. ALW1.
ACCGCAGCGCGCAAGAACGGTCTGTTTAAGCTGAGTGACGACGCAGCGCGTCGGCTGGTAGAGCGGGGTGTGCGCAGTTGTGAGGGGGGCTATACGTGGAGCAACGACCCGCAACTGATGACCAGTTCCCTGGCAAAACTCAATGAGGCGCAGGTGGAAGCATTTCTGGCCAGGGCCACCATGCCCATTCGCCTGGCGCTGGGGCAATCCGGAATTCAGGGCATGATTGAGCGTATCCGCCCGGTGGCGGAGCAGTGTCCGAACATTGAGATCCGGGAGTTTCCGGGCGGCCATCACCTGCACATGGAAGGGAGTGCCGAGGTGATCGCCAGCTGGTTTGTACCGTTTCTCGCGGGTGAGGACGAGGTTGAGTAGGCCGTTTGGCTGAGAATAAAGGGAGTAGGGGGTAAGGCAGTAGGATGGGTCGGGGCGCCTTAAAAGGGCACCCGCTTGGAATAACTGGCCTTGTGCATATCCCGCACCTCTACCGAAATCTCCGGCACTTCGGGTGCGGATTCACACAGATAATTGAATATGGCCGCGCTCAAGGCCTCTTTCTGCTCGGTCGTGCGACCTTCCAGAATCCGAACCTCCGCGTGAATAAACAGGTTGCTGGAGCCTTCGTGACTTTTGCCCAGGACAAAATCCCGGTAGGGCAACGCCCTGGTTTTGATGGCGCTGGCATTGAAGAGCCCGGTTTCGCTCATGGCCTGCTGGCCGTTGCTGACCAGTGCCGCAATGGAAATACTGTCTTCCAGTTTTTGCGAATACTCGATCACCAGGTGTGGCATCTTCGGGCTCTCCGTTTGCGCGGGTTCAGTGGTTCGGGGTTATCGAATCAGTGACAGGAACTCGTTGCGGGTTGCCTGCTGGCTGCGGAAAGAGCCGAGCATGGCAGAGGTTTTCATCACCGAGTTCTGCTTTTCAACACCGCGCATCATCATGCACATGTGTTTCGCTTCAACGATCACGCCGACACCGGCAGCACCGGTTACGCGCTGAATCGTCTCGGCAACTTCTACCGTTAACTGCTCCTGGATCTGCAAACGGCGGGCAAACATGTCTACAATGCGCGCCACTTTCGACAGGCCCAGAACCTTGCCGTCGGGAATGTAGGCCACATGTGCTTTGCCGATAAACGGCAGCAGGTGGTGCTCGCACAGGGAGTAGAGTTCGATATCTTTTACCAGCACCATCTCACTGCAGTCAGACGGGAAAAGTGCGTCATTGACCACTTCTTCCACGGTCTGCTGATAGCCGCGGGTCAGGTATTGCATGGCCTTGGCGGCGCGCAGAGGGGTGTCTTTGAGGCCCGGGCGCTCAAGGTCTTCGCCAATGGCTTCAATGATGTGTGCGTAATGTTCTTTCATCAGTATGCTTCCGAGGTCTCGCCTGCGCCTGTGATCTTTGCGTTACGGCGTGGCTGCTATCCCGAGGGATCCAGAGGGTGCGCTACCCTAAGCCTTTGTGAATCGCTAGTAAAGCGCCAAAAATAGAGGAATATCGGCAATGATAGAGAAACGGGAGTCCAGTTTGCACGAATTGTGTACCATCCTGGATTATATCCGCTGGGGCGCCAGCCGCTTCAGTGAGGGGGAGCTCTGGTTTGGCCACGGCACGGACAATGCCTGGGACGAAGCTGTCCTGCTGGTCACCCACGCCCTGCACCTGCCCGTAGATAGCAAGCCTGAGATCCTCTCGGCGCGCCTGACCATGGACGAGCGTCGGGATGTCATGGGGGTACTGGAGAAGCGCCTCAACGAGCGCCTGCCCGCGCCCTATATCACCAACGAAGCCTGGTTCTGCGACCTGCCTTTTTATGTGGATGAGCGGGTACTGGTGCCGCGCTCTCCCATTGGCGAATTGATTCGCCAGCGCTTCGAACCCTGGCTGCAGGAAGAACCCTTGGCGATTCTCGACCTCTGCTGTGGCAGCGGTTGTATCGGTATCGCCTGCGCCTACACTTTCCCCGGTGCCCGCGTCGATGTCAGTGACATCTCCGCGGACGCCATTGCAGTGGCGCAAATCAATATCAACCGCCACCAGCTGAATGACGAAGTGCGCGCGGTGCAGTCGGATCTATTTGCTGGCCTCAAGGGTTGCAGTTACGACCTGATCGTCAGTAACCCGCCCTATGTTGACGCGCGTGACCTGGCAGAAATGCCACGGGAATACCATGCGGAACCGGGCCTGGCGCTGGGCTCCGGTGACGACGGCCTCGATTTCACCCGGCGTTTACTGCTGGAGGCTCCCGACTATTTGCAGCCGGAGGGTATTTTGGTTTGCGAGGTGGGCAACAGCTGGGAAGCGCTGGAGGCGGCCTATCCGCGGGTACCATTTGTATGGCCGGAGCTGGAAGACGGCGGGCACGGGATCTTTATGCTGACGCGGGAAGACCTCTTGGCCTGTCAAAGCTTTTTTGAAGAGGGTGCCAAGCCCTAGGCAGCAGAATCCTTTATAATGCGCCGCTTTTGTTGAAAAACGTCGAATAATTCACTGGGGTAGGGAATACCGGGTATGTCGGGTAACACTTTTGGCAAGCTGTTCTGTGTCACCACTTTTGGCGAGAGCCACGGTCCGGCGCTGGGCTGCATTATTGATGGCTGCCCTCCCGGGCTGGAAATTTCTGCCGAGGAAATCCAGCTGGAGCTGGACCGCCGCAAGCCGGGTACTTCCCGCTATACAACCCAGCGCCGCGAAGCCGACGAGGTCAAAATCCTCTCTGGCGTGTTCGAAGGCAAAACCACCGGAACCCCCATTGGCCTGCTGATCGAGAATACCGACCAGCGCTCCAAAGACTACGCCAATATCGCCGAGCAGATTCGCCCGGCGCACGCCGATTACACCTACTGGGCAAAGTATGGGCTGCGGGATTATCGCGGTGGTGGCCGCTCCTCTGCCCGCGAGACGGCCATGCGCGTGGCGGCCGGTGCCATTGCCAAGAAGTGGCTGAAACAGCAGTTTGGTATCGAGGTGCGGGGCTACCTTTCCCAGTTGGGGCCGATCAAGGTGGAAAAGCTGGACTGGTCACAGGTCGGTGAAAACCCCTTCTTCTGCCCGGATGCCGACAAGGTGCCGGAGATGGAAGAGTACATGCAGGCCCTGATCAAGGAAGGCAACTCCATCGGCGCGCGTATTTCCGTCCATGCCAGCGGCGTGCCTGCCGGTCTGGGTGAGCCGATTTTCGACCGCCTGGATGCAGATCTGGCGCACGCGCTGATGAGCATCAACGCGGTGAAGGGGGTGGAGATCGGTGCAGGCTTTGCTTCCGTTGAGCAAAAGGGCACCGAGCATCGCGATGAAATCACCGAATCCGGCTTCCAGTCCAACAACGCTGGTGGCGTGCTGGGCGGTATCTCCAGTGGTCAGGAGCTGATCGCCCATATCGCACTCAAGCCGACTTCCAGTCTGCGTATCCCGGGCAAAAGCCTGGATACCAACGGCAATCCCATCGAGGTGGTGACCAAGGGGCGTCACGACCCCTGTGTCGGTATCCGCGCGACGCCGATTGCTGAGGCGATGATGGCGCTGGTATTAATTGACCATGTACTGCGCCAGCGGGCCCAGAATGGCGATGTGGAATTTGGGCTGAAAATCCCCGTTGGTGAATCGATCTGATTCAACGAAAATTCAGGGCACAAAAAAAGGCGGAGCGCCGAAAACGCTCCGCCTTTTTTGTGTCTGCCCTGCGGTGATTACAGGTGCAGGCTCAGGCCCAGGTAGGGGCCCTTGATTTCCAGGTCGCTCTGGAAGGAGTCCAGCTCTTTCACGTCCAGGGACATGGCGCGGTAGCCGGCTTCCACGGCAAAATCGAGGGCCGGTACGAAGTCCCAGCGCACCTTGGCGGTCAGGTCGGTGTGGCTGTCGCCGTTGTAGCTGGTGCCGTTGCCCTGGGCAATGATGGACCAGCCGGTGAAGGGCAGGTCAAAGCGGGCTACGCCGTAAACCATCGGCAGCACGCCGGACAGTTCGATAGTCTCGGAAACTGGTTGGGTAGCGCCGACAACGGTGGGGGCGCTCCAATTGTTCGCAGCCTCAAAGGAGCCATCATACATTCGCGCTGTCAGACCGAGGTCGAGATTGACCCAGTTGTCCAGGATCTCGTAGTACAGGGTGGCGTCGGTGTGGGTCAGCGTCATGTTGGCATCGACCTCATAACCGGCTGCAAAGGTCGTATCGCCGAAAGTGACGTCCTCGCTCAGCATGGCGGCGCCATTGGTTTCGATCTTGCTGTGCGCCACCAGAATGTTGGGGATCAGCGGGATCGGGTGCTCCAGGGCTGCTTGCAGGAAAGTGACGTTGTCTTCGGTGAGCGAGAATTCGTCCGCGTTGAAGTCATCTACGCCCACGGCGCCGCTGTAGGCGGGCTGCCAGATGCCGGCGGTAGCGTCGAAGCCGAGGATGGTGTCAGCAGAGGCGCCGGCGGACGCCAGGGCCGCACAGAGTGCCAGGGTGTATTTTTTCATTGGAGTTGCTCCCGTTTTTATTTCTGCGGCGCAGTTTACCGGTTTTTTGTGAAGATTCCCTGAACAGTTAGCGTTTTTGGAACTTATTCGTGACCCTGTACTACTTTCCCGCCTCCGGCCCTATTTTGAAACATTTCAAAAGCCCTTGGCTTCCTTCACCAGCAGCTGTTGCAGGGCGTTGGCGGCATTGCTCAGGGTGCGATTGCGGTGATAGATGATCCCCAGATTCCGCAGAATACTCAGCTGCGGCATGGGCAGTTCCGCCAGGGTGCCGTCCACCAGGGTTTTGGGTAGCACGCTCCAACCGAGGCCGACACCGGCCATCATTTTGATGGTTTCCAGGAAGTTGGTGGCCAGTTTGGCAGTAAGTTTGAGGCCGTGGGCATCGAATTCCCGTTTGATCAGCCGCCCGGTGTAGGTGTTGAGATCGGGCAGGATGGCCGGGTACCGGGCCAGGGCGGGCAGGTCCAGCTCCGGCATCTGCGCCAGGGGGTGGTCCGGCGCGGCGACCACGACGCAGGGGTCGGGCCAGATGATCTGGGCATTGAGGCTGGGATAGTCCTTGAGGGCCAGGGTGACTACGGCGAGTTCGTATTCGCCGGCCATCAGGGCTTCATAGGCCTGCTCTGAGTCGAGGAAGTCGATGTCGAGGGAGACGTCCGGATAGAGGTTGCTGAATTCCCGCAGTACCGGCGGCAGGTGATGCAGGCCCACGTGGTGGCTGGTGGCAATCCGCAGGCTGCCGCCGATGGTTTCCCCTAGGCTGCGGAGCTCCCGCTCCGCATCGCTGACTTCGTTCAGGATGTGGCGGGCGCGGGGCAGCAGGGCGCGGCCGGCATTGGTCAGCTGGAGTTTGCGGCCGATACGGTCAAACAGCGGGGCGCCAAGCTGCTGCTCCAGCGAGGCCAGGCGCT
It encodes:
- a CDS encoding TIGR04219 family outer membrane beta-barrel protein; translation: MKKYTLALCAALASAGASADTILGFDATAGIWQPAYSGAVGVDDFNADEFSLTEDNVTFLQAALEHPIPLIPNILVAHSKIETNGAAMLSEDVTFGDTTFAAGYEVDANMTLTHTDATLYYEILDNWVNLDLGLTARMYDGSFEAANNWSAPTVVGATQPVSETIELSGVLPMVYGVARFDLPFTGWSIIAQGNGTSYNGDSHTDLTAKVRWDFVPALDFAVEAGYRAMSLDVKELDSFQSDLEIKGPYLGLSLHL
- the aroC gene encoding chorismate synthase; translated protein: MSGNTFGKLFCVTTFGESHGPALGCIIDGCPPGLEISAEEIQLELDRRKPGTSRYTTQRREADEVKILSGVFEGKTTGTPIGLLIENTDQRSKDYANIAEQIRPAHADYTYWAKYGLRDYRGGGRSSARETAMRVAAGAIAKKWLKQQFGIEVRGYLSQLGPIKVEKLDWSQVGENPFFCPDADKVPEMEEYMQALIKEGNSIGARISVHASGVPAGLGEPIFDRLDADLAHALMSINAVKGVEIGAGFASVEQKGTEHRDEITESGFQSNNAGGVLGGISSGQELIAHIALKPTSSLRIPGKSLDTNGNPIEVVTKGRHDPCVGIRATPIAEAMMALVLIDHVLRQRAQNGDVEFGLKIPVGESI
- a CDS encoding LysR family transcriptional regulator is translated as MEIQWLRAFLAIAEQNSVSEAAEQLHLTQPAVSKRLASLEQQLGAPLFDRIGRKLQLTNAGRALLPRARHILNEVSDAERELRSLGETIGGSLRIATSHHVGLHHLPPVLREFSNLYPDVSLDIDFLDSEQAYEALMAGEYELAVVTLALKDYPSLNAQIIWPDPCVVVAAPDHPLAQMPELDLPALARYPAILPDLNTYTGRLIKREFDAHGLKLTAKLATNFLETIKMMAGVGLGWSVLPKTLVDGTLAELPMPQLSILRNLGIIYHRNRTLSNAANALQQLLVKEAKGF
- a CDS encoding 5-carboxymethyl-2-hydroxymuconate Delta-isomerase — translated: MPHLVIEYSQKLEDSISIAALVSNGQQAMSETGLFNASAIKTRALPYRDFVLGKSHEGSSNLFIHAEVRILEGRTTEQKEALSAAIFNYLCESAPEVPEISVEVRDMHKASYSKRVPF
- the folE gene encoding GTP cyclohydrolase I FolE, yielding MKEHYAHIIEAIGEDLERPGLKDTPLRAAKAMQYLTRGYQQTVEEVVNDALFPSDCSEMVLVKDIELYSLCEHHLLPFIGKAHVAYIPDGKVLGLSKVARIVDMFARRLQIQEQLTVEVAETIQRVTGAAGVGVIVEAKHMCMMMRGVEKQNSVMKTSAMLGSFRSQQATRNEFLSLIR
- the prmB gene encoding 50S ribosomal protein L3 N(5)-glutamine methyltransferase — encoded protein: MIEKRESSLHELCTILDYIRWGASRFSEGELWFGHGTDNAWDEAVLLVTHALHLPVDSKPEILSARLTMDERRDVMGVLEKRLNERLPAPYITNEAWFCDLPFYVDERVLVPRSPIGELIRQRFEPWLQEEPLAILDLCCGSGCIGIACAYTFPGARVDVSDISADAIAVAQININRHQLNDEVRAVQSDLFAGLKGCSYDLIVSNPPYVDARDLAEMPREYHAEPGLALGSGDDGLDFTRRLLLEAPDYLQPEGILVCEVGNSWEALEAAYPRVPFVWPELEDGGHGIFMLTREDLLACQSFFEEGAKP